A genomic region of Deltaproteobacteria bacterium contains the following coding sequences:
- the murA gene encoding UDP-N-acetylglucosamine 1-carboxyvinyltransferase, giving the protein MDKIVIQGGQKLKGKVRISGSKNAALPLMAAGILATGNMLLHNVPELRDIVTLSKLLEGLGLKISTWGNRVKIQTLKFKSHIAPYELVKTMRASVLVLGPLLARLGKAKVSLPGGCAIGARPIDQHLKALEAMGAKIKIERGYVEAECVKLKGANIVFDMVTVTGTENILMAACLAEGTTVLENAASEPEVIDLVQLLVKMGAKIEGAGTSRIVVEGVKELQGAEYSVMPDRIEAGTFMIAGAMTQGEILIEGMILDHVRALVHKLEESGTKIEQLPKGIVKVTGPKKIKSVDIITAPYPGFATDFQAQFMALMCLADSVSTTTETIFENRYMHVGELIRMGADIKTDGNRAIVKGLSKLSGAPIMATDLRASACLVLAGLAAEDITEISRVYHIDRGYEKIEKKFRKLGAKIKRVKLRY; this is encoded by the coding sequence ATGGACAAAATCGTTATCCAAGGTGGACAAAAACTCAAAGGCAAAGTCAGAATTTCAGGTTCCAAAAATGCAGCCCTGCCTCTGATGGCGGCTGGTATTTTGGCGACTGGAAACATGCTGCTGCACAATGTCCCCGAGCTTCGAGATATTGTTACGCTTTCCAAACTGCTGGAAGGTCTGGGATTAAAAATCAGCACCTGGGGAAACCGGGTTAAAATTCAAACTCTAAAATTCAAGAGTCACATTGCACCCTATGAGTTGGTAAAAACCATGCGTGCTTCGGTTCTAGTTTTGGGCCCTCTTTTGGCACGTCTGGGAAAAGCAAAGGTATCGCTGCCTGGCGGTTGTGCCATTGGAGCACGTCCTATTGATCAGCATTTAAAAGCCCTGGAGGCGATGGGAGCCAAAATAAAAATCGAGCGAGGGTATGTAGAGGCAGAGTGCGTCAAACTTAAAGGGGCCAATATTGTTTTTGACATGGTGACTGTGACAGGAACTGAAAATATTTTAATGGCAGCCTGTCTAGCAGAGGGAACCACCGTTTTGGAAAATGCAGCGAGTGAACCCGAGGTAATTGATTTGGTTCAATTGCTCGTCAAGATGGGGGCAAAAATTGAGGGCGCGGGGACTTCCCGAATTGTCGTTGAAGGCGTCAAAGAACTTCAGGGAGCAGAATACAGTGTCATGCCCGATCGTATTGAAGCCGGTACCTTCATGATTGCCGGGGCCATGACTCAGGGGGAAATTCTCATCGAAGGAATGATTTTAGATCATGTAAGGGCCTTGGTTCACAAACTGGAAGAGAGCGGAACAAAAATAGAGCAGCTGCCCAAGGGAATTGTAAAAGTGACAGGTCCCAAAAAAATAAAAAGCGTGGATATCATCACCGCCCCCTACCCTGGTTTTGCCACCGATTTTCAAGCCCAATTCATGGCACTCATGTGCCTGGCTGATAGCGTTTCGACAACCACTGAAACTATTTTTGAAAATCGCTACATGCATGTGGGGGAACTCATTCGCATGGGAGCGGATATCAAGACCGATGGAAATCGAGCAATTGTAAAAGGGCTTTCCAAACTCTCTGGTGCACCCATCATGGCCACTGACCTTAGGGCTTCGGCCTGCCTTGTGTTAGCGGGCCTTGCGGCGGAAGACATCACCGAAATATCGCGCGTTTATCACATTGACCGCGGCTATGAAAAAATAGAAAAGAAGTTTAGAAAATTGGGTGCAAAGATTAAACGGGTGAAGTTGAGGTATTAA
- the prmC gene encoding peptide chain release factor N(5)-glutamine methyltransferase gives MSSLIWTPLKLIEWTSKYLSQKGIPSTRLEAELLLAHSLNLKRIQLYTQFDRPLSEKELADFKILLKRRADREPLAYILGKKEFYSMEFIVSKDVLIPRPETELLVEQVLASPLVKRGLRGVHPIQILDIGTGSACIAIALAKYLPQTQITALEISEAALNIAKQNAQKHGVENQIEFIQGDFLKSEVRSQKSEFDIIVSNPPYIASSEIEKLEPELRFEPHSALDGGIDGLDFYKMILPWAFKHLRPEGHLFLEIGYNQGKDLTELAQNCGFSSAKILKDLDNKDRILHSTLS, from the coding sequence GTGTCTTCATTAATTTGGACTCCTCTAAAACTTATTGAATGGACTTCGAAATACCTTAGCCAAAAAGGCATTCCCTCCACTCGCCTCGAAGCAGAGCTTTTACTGGCTCATAGTTTAAACTTGAAACGCATTCAGCTCTACACCCAATTTGACAGGCCTTTAAGTGAAAAAGAATTAGCTGATTTCAAAATTCTTCTCAAGCGCCGTGCCGATCGAGAACCTTTAGCTTATATCCTCGGTAAAAAAGAATTTTATTCGATGGAATTTATCGTCTCAAAAGATGTTTTGATTCCTCGTCCAGAAACGGAACTTTTGGTAGAACAAGTCCTAGCCTCCCCTCTTGTTAAGAGGGGATTGAGGGGAGTTCACCCTATTCAAATCCTCGACATCGGCACAGGCTCTGCTTGCATCGCCATCGCATTAGCCAAATATCTCCCTCAAACTCAAATCACCGCTTTAGAGATCAGTGAAGCCGCCTTGAATATCGCCAAACAAAATGCCCAAAAACATGGGGTAGAAAACCAGATTGAATTTATCCAGGGGGATTTTTTGAAGTCAGAAGTCAGAAGTCAGAAGTCAGAATTTGATATCATCGTTTCCAATCCTCCTTATATCGCTAGTAGTGAAATCGAAAAGTTGGAACCGGAACTTCGTTTTGAGCCTCATTCTGCATTGGACGGGGGCATAGATGGCTTGGACTTTTATAAAATGATTTTACCTTGGGCCTTCAAACATTTAAGACCCGAGGGACATTTATTTTTAGAAATAGGATACAATCAGGGAAAAGATTTGACTGAACTTGCACAAAACTGTGGCTTTTCTAGCGCTAAGATTTTAAAGGATTTGGATAATAAAGATCGAATTTTACATTCTACACTCTCATAG
- a CDS encoding aspartate-semialdehyde dehydrogenase translates to MKKEKYNVAVVGATGAVGNEMLAVLEEFKFSIDKIKLLASERSAGQTLKFQGKDLKVEVLDEKSFEGIDIALFSAGGSISEKFAPIAWKSGAVVVDNTSAFRMNPEVPLVVPEVNPEDIAQYKTKGIIANPNCSTIQMMVALKPIQDAVGIKRVVVSTYQATSGAGKRAMNELSQQTQDLFNKKPITKQKFAHQIAFNCLPHIDSFLENGYTKEEMKMVNETKKILHDSNIAVTATCVRVPVFGGHSESVNVETKKKISVAQVRELLQKTPGLILVDEPSQNKYPLAIDCVGKNEVFVGRIREDESISNGINLWIVADNIRKGAATNAVQIAQILIEKYL, encoded by the coding sequence ATGAAAAAAGAAAAATACAATGTCGCCGTCGTTGGTGCCACGGGTGCCGTGGGAAATGAAATGTTGGCCGTATTGGAAGAATTCAAATTTTCCATTGATAAAATCAAACTCCTTGCTTCCGAACGAAGTGCAGGCCAAACGTTAAAATTTCAAGGCAAAGACCTCAAAGTTGAAGTGCTGGATGAAAAATCTTTCGAGGGTATCGATATTGCTCTTTTTTCAGCCGGCGGGTCCATCTCCGAAAAGTTTGCCCCCATCGCCTGGAAATCCGGCGCAGTAGTGGTGGACAACACCTCGGCCTTCCGAATGAACCCCGAGGTTCCCTTGGTAGTCCCTGAAGTAAATCCCGAAGACATCGCCCAATATAAAACCAAAGGCATCATCGCCAATCCCAATTGTTCTACCATTCAAATGATGGTGGCCTTAAAACCCATTCAGGATGCCGTGGGAATCAAACGCGTCGTGGTTTCTACCTATCAAGCCACCAGTGGTGCCGGCAAAAGGGCCATGAATGAGCTCTCTCAGCAAACTCAAGATTTATTTAACAAAAAACCGATCACCAAACAAAAATTTGCTCATCAAATAGCCTTCAATTGCTTGCCTCACATCGATAGCTTTTTGGAAAATGGATACACCAAAGAAGAAATGAAGATGGTGAATGAAACCAAGAAAATATTGCACGATTCCAACATTGCAGTGACCGCCACCTGCGTACGGGTACCCGTGTTTGGTGGACATTCCGAATCGGTGAATGTTGAAACGAAAAAGAAAATTTCAGTCGCTCAAGTTCGAGAACTTTTACAAAAAACTCCAGGTCTCATTTTGGTGGATGAACCCAGCCAGAATAAATATCCCCTGGCCATCGATTGCGTCGGTAAAAACGAGGTGTTTGTGGGCCGTATTCGGGAAGATGAATCTATCTCCAATGGAATCAATCTTTGGATCGTGGCCGACAATATCCGCAAAGGCGCGGCCACCAACGCCGTGCAGATTGCCCAGATTTTGATTGAGAAGTATTTGTAA
- a CDS encoding DUF2442 domain-containing protein, whose amino-acid sequence MNPRIKEATPMEGYKLKLIFTNNEKGVYDCSFLLNFGVFKELKEEAYFKQVKVVDGTVAWPHEQDICPDTLYLDSKRGITQGGSYN is encoded by the coding sequence ATGAATCCTAGAATCAAAGAAGCTACTCCAATGGAGGGTTATAAATTAAAGCTCATTTTTACAAATAATGAAAAAGGGGTTTACGATTGTTCGTTTTTGCTTAATTTTGGAGTCTTTAAAGAATTAAAAGAAGAAGCGTATTTTAAACAGGTAAAAGTTGTAGATGGCACAGTGGCGTGGCCTCATGAACAGGATATTTGCCCGGACACTTTATATTTAGATTCGAAAAGAGGAATCACTCAGGGAGGGAGTTACAACTGA
- a CDS encoding peptide chain release factor-like protein, which produces MKTLPVSPIKQKELEERFHKLGLREEDIKEHFVRSSGAGGQNVNKVSTCVVLKYYPKAIAVEGEASAALPLEGATRAPVIEVKCQQTRTQALNRYYARKILCEKLEQKILGEKSAIQQKFEKIRRQKRKRSKRAKEKMLEAKHHQSVKKKTRKVEKGDWEGC; this is translated from the coding sequence ATGAAGACACTACCCGTTTCTCCCATCAAACAAAAAGAATTGGAAGAACGATTTCACAAATTGGGCCTGCGAGAAGAAGATATAAAAGAACATTTTGTGAGATCCTCTGGGGCAGGGGGACAAAATGTGAATAAGGTCTCTACCTGCGTGGTGTTGAAATATTATCCAAAGGCGATAGCCGTTGAGGGGGAGGCTTCAGCGGCTTTGCCGCTGGAGGGGGCGACGCGAGCCCCTGTAATAGAAGTCAAATGCCAGCAAACCCGCACTCAGGCACTCAATCGTTATTACGCACGTAAAATTTTGTGTGAAAAATTAGAACAAAAAATATTAGGTGAAAAATCAGCCATTCAGCAAAAGTTTGAGAAGATCAGGCGCCAGAAGAGAAAGCGCTCCAAACGTGCCAAAGAAAAAATGCTGGAGGCAAAGCATCATCAGTCTGTGAAAAAGAAAACCAGAAAAGTAGAAAAGGGGGATTGGGAGGGGTGTTGA
- the prfA gene encoding peptide chain release factor 1 has translation MFHKLEAVEKKFEELTTRLSDPTITQNPKEYQAVAKEQASLSELIACFRAYKNAKKQIEDNKLMLQENDDDLKSMAKEELAHWEPELQKLESELKIHLLPKDPLDEKNIFLEIRAGAGGDEAGLFAAELFRLYCRYAEGKKWRVEIMDMNDTGVGGLKEVIAEISGEKVYSDLKYESGVHRVQRVPKTEAQGRVHTSTVTVAVMPEAEDVEVDIQEKDLRIDVMRASGPGGQSVNTTDSAVRVTHIPTGLVVVCKDEKSQHKNKAKALKVLKSRMLEAEREKQDKEISDNRRSQIGSGDRSEKIRTYNFPQNRVTDHRIGLTLHKLDTVMEGNIDELIQALRAYYQALALKGESE, from the coding sequence ATGTTCCATAAACTCGAAGCCGTTGAAAAAAAATTTGAAGAACTCACTACTCGTCTTTCAGACCCCACGATTACTCAGAATCCCAAGGAGTACCAAGCCGTTGCCAAAGAACAAGCTAGTTTGTCGGAACTGATCGCCTGCTTCCGGGCCTACAAGAATGCCAAAAAACAAATTGAAGACAACAAGCTTATGCTTCAGGAAAACGATGACGATCTAAAAAGCATGGCCAAAGAAGAACTGGCGCATTGGGAACCGGAACTCCAAAAACTGGAATCGGAACTTAAGATCCATTTGTTGCCCAAAGATCCTTTGGACGAAAAAAATATTTTTCTGGAAATTCGTGCCGGGGCTGGTGGAGACGAGGCCGGATTGTTTGCTGCAGAACTTTTTCGGCTTTATTGTCGCTACGCCGAGGGAAAAAAATGGCGAGTGGAAATCATGGATATGAACGACACCGGTGTGGGAGGCCTGAAGGAAGTGATCGCAGAAATCTCCGGAGAAAAAGTTTACAGTGATTTAAAATACGAAAGCGGCGTGCACCGGGTGCAACGCGTTCCCAAAACGGAAGCCCAGGGACGTGTCCACACCTCCACCGTCACCGTCGCCGTCATGCCAGAGGCCGAGGATGTTGAAGTGGATATTCAAGAAAAAGATTTACGCATTGATGTCATGCGGGCTTCGGGCCCCGGTGGGCAAAGCGTTAATACAACGGACTCAGCCGTGCGGGTCACCCATATCCCCACGGGGCTGGTGGTGGTCTGCAAAGATGAAAAATCCCAACACAAAAATAAGGCAAAGGCCTTAAAGGTTTTAAAATCCAGAATGCTGGAAGCCGAACGTGAAAAGCAGGACAAGGAAATCTCGGACAATAGACGTTCTCAAATTGGAAGCGGAGATCGCAGCGAAAAAATCAGAACCTACAATTTTCCCCAAAACCGGGTGACCGATCATCGCATTGGACTGACACTTCACAAACTCGACACGGTGATGGAAGGAAACATCGATGAACTCATACAAGCCCTACGCGCTTATTACCAGGCGCTGGCTTTAAAGGGAGAGAGTGAATAG
- the rpmE gene encoding 50S ribosomal protein L31: protein MKENLHPQYYDVKIVCACGSILETASTQKSLTVDICSKCHPLFTGKQRLLDTEGRIDRFKKKYEKANAAKTKTKH from the coding sequence ATGAAAGAAAATTTACACCCCCAATATTATGACGTAAAAATTGTTTGCGCCTGCGGAAGTATACTGGAAACCGCTTCTACTCAAAAGAGTCTTACGGTGGATATCTGTTCAAAGTGCCATCCGCTGTTTACCGGAAAGCAAAGATTACTCGATACCGAAGGGCGCATTGATCGCTTCAAAAAGAAATACGAAAAGGCCAATGCCGCAAAGACAAAAACCAAGCACTAG